CATAGTTCTCAGCAACAGGACAGCTCGAAGGCTCGCTCACATACCAACATTTAACCTATTCTTCAACCAGGGTTAACACAGAGAAGTTACAATCATTGAGAAAATCCAACGTGGTTAGGAGAAAAATGGGACTCGCTGATTTACATATCCACACGATTTGCAGTCCTGACGGGACCGGAACGGTCCGGGCTGTCCTAAAACGGGCGGCCGAAGTGGGCCTAGACGTGATTGCCATTACCGACCACGACGAAATCCGGGCTGCCCTGGAAGGGGCGGACCTGGCCCCTTCCTACGGACTGCACGTGATTCCAGGCGTTGAGGTCTCCACCGCCGACGGGCACCTATTGGCTCTTTTTGTCCATCGCAGACCGCCAGTAGGCCTTTCTGCAAGTGATACAGTGCGGTGGGTGCGGGACGAAGGTGGACTGTGTATTGCGCCCCATCCCGGTCAGGGCCGCCAGAGCCTCTCGTTCCAGGTCCTTCAGCAGGTCCTGAAGGACCCTCAGATCGCTCCTTCTCTGGTGGGGATGGAGGTCTTCAACGCCAGCGCAGTCCACCAAAAGCGGAACCATATCGCGATGGCAACGGTGCGAGAGATGGGATGGTCGCTGGCACTGATAGGCAACAGCGACGCGCACATGGTGCGGATGATCGGATCAGCCACCACCTGCTTCCCTGGCCATACGCCCGAAGAGCTGTGGAAAGCGCTGATCAGCCGAAATACAGAGGTCGCTGTGGCGGAATCCCTCTCCCGCTCAGCCCTATTTCTGCGGTGGGGAGCCCACCTGGCCCTCCGCTACATCGGCTGGGTGACGGTCAATCATCACCCGGATGCTCCTCTGAGAAAAGCCTGGATCGGGCTCGCTGCGCTTCACACCTCCCGAGTTGCCCGCGAAACCTCCCACGGATACCCCCTTGGCCCCAAAATCCCCCCTGCGCAGTTTTTGGGATAGCGACGAACGGTTATCCTGCGTTCGTCCATGGCAGTGAGACTTTTCAATGGACTCTTGGCAGCCCTGGCCCTTGCACGTCCCGGCCTTGCATTACGAACACCCGCGAGTCAGTGAACTGCCCACAGTTTAGCCTACCTGCCCTGGAGCATAAGAGGCAGGTAGACTACATAAACCTGGTCGGATAAGGGGACGAATTGAAGCGCCACGTCGGTCGCCAACGATGCCGGCAGCGCCATGGTCAGGGTGCTTGCGGACGTGGGCACCGTCTGGGTAAGGAAGACGGTGCCGCTCCAGGTGTCCCACCAGGTCACTCGGTAGGTGCCCGAAATCAGCCCGCCCACCGAAATCGTGCCCGAAATCGGCGGGATCGGCACGTTGTTCACCACGTTCCACCAGGTGTGATGGCGGTTGTGCACCCACAGGTGGCCGCGCCCGGCAACCCGGTCC
Above is a window of Anaerolineae bacterium DNA encoding:
- a CDS encoding PHP domain-containing protein, with the translated sequence MGLADLHIHTICSPDGTGTVRAVLKRAAEVGLDVIAITDHDEIRAALEGADLAPSYGLHVIPGVEVSTADGHLLALFVHRRPPVGLSASDTVRWVRDEGGLCIAPHPGQGRQSLSFQVLQQVLKDPQIAPSLVGMEVFNASAVHQKRNHIAMATVREMGWSLALIGNSDAHMVRMIGSATTCFPGHTPEELWKALISRNTEVAVAESLSRSALFLRWGAHLALRYIGWVTVNHHPDAPLRKAWIGLAALHTSRVARETSHGYPLGPKIPPAQFLG